ATCTATGATGTCATGAAAGGCGATTGTTACTATGGTGGTGGTGCCTTTCCTCCTTGTCGCAATAATGAGCCCTTACCCCCTTTTAAAAAGAAGCCTCTTCAAGAATTTTTAGTTGCCGGTAACTCAGGTATGTTTGAAAGCAATGAGTGGGGTTTGGCAGATTTGGGCCGAGCAGCGTTGGGTGTCCGTGTATATGGCAGTGCGGCCATTAGTTTTGCCAAGGTTTTGTCTGGTCGTCTGCTGACTTATATTACCTACTTACAACCATGGGATTACGCTGCGGCCAGTATCTTAGGGGAAAGTCTGGGTTATCGTCTTCTTACGGTATCAGGTGAGCCCGCTGATTTTAAAACGCGTCAGCCTGTCATGATGGTGCCAATCGAGATGCAAGAGGAGATTCAGTCTTATATCTACGAAAGGAAAGAGAACTAAATGCAATTTCCAGAAGGATTTGTTGAAAAATATGAAGCGATACTAGAAGATGAGGCAAGAGATTTTCTTGCCTCTTTTAAACAGGAAGCGGTATCGGCTTTTCGGGTTAATCCCTTAAAAGAAAGTCAGCTATCGTTTGCAGATGCCATTCCTCATACACCTTGGGGGCATTATGGTAAGATCTCTGGAAAGTCTCCAGAGCATGTGACAGGTTTCGTTTATTCGCAAGAGCCTGCAGCCCAAATGGTGGCCCAGGTAGCTCAACCAAGTCCTGGTATGAAGGTCTTGGACTTGGCGGCAGCGCCAGGTGGGAAATCCACTCAATTGGCCGCTTATCTGGCTAATCAGGGCGTCCTTGTTTCCAATGAAATTTCAAGCAAGCGGGCTAAGATTTTAGTGGAAAATATGGAGCGGTTTGGAGCTACAAACGTAGTCGTGACCAATGAGTCTGCGGATCGTTTAGCCAAGGTCTTTAAAGGATATTTTGATGTGATTGTCCTTGATGCCCCTTGCTCGGG
This Streptococcus oralis DNA region includes the following protein-coding sequences:
- a CDS encoding inositol monophosphatase family protein, translated to METKFEFAKQIVQEAANYILAHMKEDLQVERKSSPTDLVTRLDKEVQELLVDRIKSTYPEDLICAEEGCLRAAVGQGSVWVIDPIDGTNNFVAQQEDFAVMLAYFENGVGKFGIIYDVMKGDCYYGGGAFPPCRNNEPLPPFKKKPLQEFLVAGNSGMFESNEWGLADLGRAALGVRVYGSAAISFAKVLSGRLLTYITYLQPWDYAAASILGESLGYRLLTVSGEPADFKTRQPVMMVPIEMQEEIQSYIYERKEN